In one window of Pseudobdellovibrionaceae bacterium DNA:
- a CDS encoding ATP-binding cassette domain-containing protein, which produces MIVNRVNVAFDQKSVLKNIDGNFNHEQVVNVYGNNGIGKTTLLRVLSGIQKPDSGQVIVNGIDLHKNIDKFKGNIRWVPATERGLFMLVTGLDNVEFFAAINEISKPELQRHIENWSRLPIFSEALSKRVNECSTAMRQLLRLFIAVLGRPWLIFLDEPMRSFDAGTQESVLVILNEYLSTNECVVFLSSPKPFSDERNTFQIKGLPL; this is translated from the coding sequence ATGATTGTTAATAGGGTCAATGTGGCCTTTGATCAAAAATCGGTTCTAAAAAACATAGACGGAAATTTCAATCACGAACAGGTGGTGAATGTCTATGGCAATAACGGCATCGGAAAAACTACGCTTTTAAGGGTACTTTCCGGAATTCAAAAGCCCGACAGTGGCCAAGTTATCGTGAACGGGATAGACCTACATAAAAATATTGACAAATTTAAGGGGAATATACGATGGGTGCCCGCCACTGAGCGGGGCTTATTCATGTTGGTGACCGGCCTGGATAATGTAGAATTTTTCGCAGCCATCAATGAAATATCAAAACCCGAGCTGCAGCGACACATAGAAAATTGGTCTAGGCTACCCATTTTTTCTGAAGCCTTATCAAAAAGAGTGAACGAATGTTCTACGGCCATGCGGCAGTTGCTGCGGCTTTTTATTGCCGTTCTCGGTAGACCCTGGCTGATATTTCTCGATGAGCCGATGCGAAGTTTTGATGCCGGCACACAAGAATCAGTTTTGGTGATTTTAAATGAGTATCTGTCTACCAACGAATGTGTGGTGTTTTTATCAAGCCCCAAGCCTTTTTCGGATGAGAGAAACACTTTTCAAATTAAGGGACTTCCTTTATGA
- a CDS encoding IS3 family transposase (programmed frameshift), with amino-acid sequence MARKRYTPEEIIQHLRTAEIEQSKGATQEEAARKIGVSPVTLSRWKSEFGGLRVDQAKRLKELEQEASRLRKIVADQALDILILKEVSKGKLLSPAKRKDAVQMVMRELKVSERRACKTIGQVRSTQRYEPLLNQEQEKLQCRVIELATEYGRYGYRQVTDMLNMEGWSVGKDRVFSIWQREGLKVPQKQPKRSRLWLADGSCIRLRPQFKNHVWSYDFVSDQTHDGRKFKILNIIDEFSRECLASYVARRIRSQDVILVLADLFLKHGIPKHIRSDNGPEFIAKKLVTWIKSLDVQPLFIQPGSPWENGYCESFNGKMRYEFLNGEIFCSLLEAKILIERWRVHYNTKRPHSSLGGKPPAPESFQPTLKLLANDLLTQ; translated from the exons ATGGCAAGAAAGCGATACACGCCAGAGGAAATCATTCAGCATCTGCGAACGGCAGAGATTGAGCAAAGTAAGGGGGCCACACAAGAAGAAGCGGCCCGAAAAATTGGGGTATCTCCTGTCACTCTCTCCCGATGGAAATCAGAATTTGGAGGTCTTCGAGTTGACCAGGCTAAACGCTTGAAGGAACTTGAGCAAGAGGCTAGCCGACTCCGTAAAATTGTTGCTGATCAAGCTCTCGATATTTTGATTTTAAAAGAAGTTTCAA AAGGGAAACTTCTAAGCCCGGCGAAGCGCAAGGATGCGGTTCAAATGGTGATGCGAGAGCTGAAAGTCAGCGAGCGTCGGGCATGCAAAACGATTGGACAAGTCAGATCAACGCAAAGATATGAACCACTGCTGAATCAAGAGCAAGAAAAACTTCAGTGTCGAGTTATAGAACTCGCCACAGAGTATGGCAGGTATGGTTATCGACAGGTGACTGATATGCTTAACATGGAGGGGTGGAGCGTGGGAAAAGATCGAGTATTTTCAATTTGGCAACGAGAAGGTTTGAAAGTGCCACAGAAGCAACCAAAGCGATCAAGGCTTTGGCTAGCCGATGGATCTTGTATTAGGCTAAGACCTCAGTTTAAAAACCACGTGTGGTCATACGACTTTGTCTCTGACCAAACCCACGATGGCAGAAAGTTCAAAATCCTGAACATCATTGATGAGTTTTCTCGTGAATGTTTAGCTTCTTATGTTGCCAGAAGAATTCGTTCTCAGGATGTCATTTTAGTTCTTGCAGATTTATTTTTAAAGCACGGGATACCGAAACATATTCGCTCAGACAATGGGCCGGAGTTCATTGCAAAGAAGTTAGTGACATGGATCAAAAGCCTTGATGTTCAGCCCCTATTCATACAACCTGGTAGCCCCTGGGAAAATGGCTACTGCGAATCTTTCAACGGTAAAATGAGGTATGAGTTTTTGAATGGAGAAATTTTTTGTTCGCTGCTTGAGGCAAAGATACTTATCGAACGGTGGAGAGTTCATTACAATACGAAGAGGCCGCACAGCAGCTTGGGTGGAAAGCCGCCGGCACCAGAAAGTTTTCAACCGACGCTCAAGCTGCTTGCAAATGATTTATTAACACAGTAA
- a CDS encoding integrase produces MDRGAVNQYLTLLRQSYQVTSYQEKQKIIDVVGLNFGWHRKSVIRALNRPDSQRKSHPGRKRKYSAGAIIHLKKVWLKMDQMCSKRMRAALPRWLKDYNHCSDAIKEELMSMGASTIDRYLRSYKAQLKRKNNTGTRPVSDYFKNRIPIKPLDHNVHEAGVVEADTVAHCGDSLSGVFAWSLTLTDVKTGWTEVRAQWGKSGIGVVNGITNIEENLPFKIKEFCCDNGSEFLNHQLLNYMSQLGQAHKIKRGRPYRKNDQCHVEQKNYTHVRQLFGYHRIDQKELIELMNDIYANEWSQLQNYFMPQMKLIRKTRIGSKYKREYSKPMTPYDRIMAEPTISSEVKARLKRQYDNLNPFALKEALDRKVNRFFKLVNFKPIRNAS; encoded by the coding sequence ATGGATCGCGGAGCTGTAAATCAATATTTAACACTTTTGAGACAGAGTTACCAAGTTACTTCTTACCAAGAAAAGCAAAAAATTATTGATGTGGTTGGTCTTAATTTTGGTTGGCATAGAAAATCTGTGATTAGGGCTTTGAATCGGCCAGATAGTCAACGAAAGAGCCACCCTGGTCGAAAGCGGAAGTACTCAGCGGGAGCCATAATCCATCTGAAAAAGGTATGGCTGAAGATGGATCAAATGTGTTCTAAACGGATGCGGGCGGCACTGCCACGGTGGTTAAAAGATTATAACCACTGCAGCGATGCGATAAAGGAAGAATTGATGAGCATGGGGGCAAGTACGATAGACCGCTACTTGCGAAGCTACAAAGCTCAACTTAAGCGAAAAAACAATACTGGCACGAGGCCTGTCAGTGACTACTTTAAAAACAGGATCCCGATTAAGCCGCTGGATCACAACGTCCATGAAGCTGGGGTCGTTGAGGCGGATACAGTCGCTCATTGTGGCGACTCGTTAAGTGGAGTCTTTGCCTGGAGTCTGACCTTAACAGATGTTAAGACGGGTTGGACAGAAGTGCGAGCCCAATGGGGTAAGTCAGGCATAGGAGTGGTCAACGGTATTACAAATATCGAAGAAAATCTTCCGTTCAAAATTAAAGAATTTTGCTGCGACAATGGTTCTGAGTTCTTGAATCACCAGCTGCTCAACTATATGTCTCAACTTGGCCAGGCACACAAGATAAAGCGTGGTCGTCCATACCGCAAGAACGATCAGTGCCATGTTGAGCAGAAGAACTACACTCATGTACGGCAGCTTTTTGGTTACCATAGAATAGACCAAAAAGAACTCATAGAGTTAATGAACGACATTTACGCTAATGAGTGGTCACAGTTGCAAAACTATTTTATGCCGCAGATGAAGTTAATCAGAAAGACAAGAATAGGTTCAAAGTACAAGCGAGAATACTCAAAACCAATGACACCCTATGACCGAATCATGGCTGAACCAACCATATCCTCAGAAGTGAAAGCTCGTCTAAAGCGGCAATACGACAACCTCAATCCCTTTGCGTTAAAGGAAGCTCTCGACAGAAAGGTCAATCGCTTCTTCAAGCTAGTGAACTTCAAACCCATAAGGAACGCATCATGA
- a CDS encoding IS66 family transposase has product MQTTKASLIEENKSLNARVLSLSEENEKLRAFVLQMKREIFGPKSERFENLSPDQLALVFDEIEASAKLPSPPETEKISYLRKKKGKGKRRPIPEDVQRREEIIDIPEEQKICPHDGTALECIGAVVTEKLETIPAQSTVIIERRLKYACPCCESHMTEAKSSSILPGTIATPELLSFLIFSKFFQGLPLYRLEEFYRLSGIELTRSTMARWLVQVASKLMPLWNILEEMVFDSGYVAMDATVVQVLKEEGRKPQTKSSMWVRGSPEKGIVLFDYDVSGGGAAAKRLVTGYTGALQADAHRGYGALEKHHLTLLGCLMHARRRFHKAWLEAKREPGLAAEGLAMIRFLYDKEESYRDRNLTPEERKHWRDLEIAPSMEAIKKWCEDKKPQVLPSSALGNAISYYMNEYEELTAFLKDGRYEIDNGWVERQIKRFAIGRKNWLFCDTVEGANASSVLYSLALTAKLNGKSPFEVMVQIFKELPTAESADDYERLVYLLLSPENPQSCRKKEGAVIH; this is encoded by the coding sequence ATGCAGACAACGAAAGCCTCTCTCATTGAAGAAAACAAAAGCCTCAATGCACGGGTTTTATCTTTAAGCGAAGAAAACGAAAAGCTTCGAGCTTTTGTTTTGCAGATGAAGCGAGAGATTTTTGGTCCAAAGTCTGAGAGATTTGAAAATCTATCACCAGATCAGTTGGCCTTGGTGTTTGATGAAATCGAAGCTTCCGCAAAGCTGCCATCTCCTCCAGAGACAGAGAAGATCTCGTATTTAAGAAAAAAGAAGGGCAAGGGCAAAAGACGTCCCATCCCCGAAGATGTCCAGCGAAGAGAAGAAATCATCGATATACCTGAAGAGCAAAAGATCTGCCCTCATGACGGTACTGCACTTGAGTGCATCGGTGCTGTAGTGACTGAAAAGCTTGAGACTATTCCGGCACAAAGTACTGTGATCATAGAAAGGCGACTGAAGTACGCTTGCCCTTGTTGCGAGTCGCACATGACTGAGGCCAAGAGTTCATCGATTTTGCCAGGCACAATTGCAACGCCTGAGTTGTTGTCGTTTTTGATATTTAGCAAGTTTTTTCAAGGTCTACCGCTTTACAGACTTGAGGAGTTCTATCGTTTAAGTGGCATAGAGCTGACGCGGTCAACGATGGCCAGATGGCTCGTTCAAGTGGCCTCAAAGCTTATGCCTTTATGGAATATCCTAGAAGAGATGGTCTTTGACAGTGGTTATGTGGCCATGGATGCCACAGTGGTGCAGGTGTTAAAGGAAGAAGGCCGAAAGCCGCAAACGAAGTCCAGCATGTGGGTCAGGGGCTCACCTGAAAAAGGTATAGTTCTTTTTGATTATGATGTCTCTGGTGGAGGTGCTGCGGCCAAAAGGCTTGTGACGGGCTACACGGGTGCCCTGCAGGCTGACGCCCACAGGGGCTATGGAGCCCTAGAAAAGCACCATCTAACGCTCTTGGGTTGTCTTATGCATGCAAGAAGAAGGTTCCACAAAGCGTGGCTTGAGGCCAAAAGAGAACCCGGTCTTGCGGCTGAGGGTTTAGCAATGATTAGGTTCCTTTATGACAAGGAAGAAAGCTACAGAGACCGAAACCTAACGCCCGAAGAGCGAAAGCACTGGAGAGATTTAGAGATCGCACCGAGCATGGAAGCCATCAAGAAATGGTGTGAAGATAAAAAGCCTCAAGTCCTTCCAAGTTCAGCCTTGGGTAACGCTATAAGCTATTACATGAACGAGTATGAAGAACTCACCGCCTTTTTAAAGGATGGTCGCTATGAAATCGACAACGGCTGGGTGGAGAGGCAAATCAAAAGATTTGCGATCGGCAGAAAGAACTGGTTGTTTTGCGATACCGTTGAGGGAGCGAATGCGTCAAGCGTTCTGTATAGCCTAGCTCTCACAGCCAAGCTCAATGGGAAAAGCCCATTTGAAGTGATGGTCCAAATCTTTAAGGAATTGCCAACAGCCGAGTCGGCTGACGACTACGAAAGGCTTGTCTACTTGTTGCTATCACCGGAAAACCCTCAATCTTGCCGAAAAAAAGAAGGCGCTGTCATTCACTAA
- a CDS encoding integrase, whose amino-acid sequence MRHQAVNEYLNAIYDAYQAGDKATKSKLLDHAVLITKRSRKQLIRRLGKMHQTAAGITRGAGRPYVYSREALTPHIEYLWNKMERVSAKRMKSAFRLWLSKYKNCEPHLKVQLERMSATTLGRYLKGIRASEVPTRGLSTTCPARYMKNKMPINTLDSKITKPGYTQTDTVAHCGNSALGPFISSLTVTDIFSPWTENRAMFTKRGVEVKKMFRDIERNLPFELLAINSDSGSEFLNKNMLQFTQYGTRVHFTRSRPYKKNDNCFVEQKNFTHVRELFGYERFEDPGP is encoded by the coding sequence ATGAGACACCAGGCTGTTAATGAGTATTTGAACGCAATTTACGATGCATATCAAGCAGGAGATAAGGCTACGAAGAGTAAACTTCTAGATCATGCGGTGTTGATCACCAAACGCTCTAGAAAACAGCTGATTCGAAGGCTAGGTAAAATGCATCAAACTGCGGCTGGCATAACTCGAGGCGCTGGTCGCCCGTACGTCTATTCTCGTGAAGCACTGACGCCGCACATTGAATATTTATGGAATAAAATGGAGCGTGTGTCAGCGAAGCGGATGAAATCAGCATTTAGACTATGGTTGTCGAAATACAAGAACTGCGAACCCCATCTTAAAGTTCAACTGGAGAGAATGAGTGCCACAACCCTAGGGCGGTACTTAAAGGGCATTAGGGCGAGCGAGGTTCCAACTAGGGGGCTTTCGACGACTTGTCCAGCACGGTATATGAAGAACAAAATGCCGATCAACACACTAGACTCTAAGATCACAAAGCCAGGCTATACGCAAACAGACACAGTTGCTCATTGTGGCAACAGTGCTCTGGGGCCATTTATTAGCTCTCTTACTGTCACGGATATTTTTAGCCCTTGGACTGAAAACAGGGCCATGTTTACTAAACGCGGCGTTGAGGTGAAAAAGATGTTCCGCGATATCGAAAGAAATTTGCCGTTTGAACTACTGGCCATCAACTCAGACTCAGGTAGTGAGTTTTTAAATAAAAACATGCTCCAGTTTACTCAGTATGGCACAAGAGTCCACTTCACTAGATCGAGGCCGTATAAGAAAAACGACAACTGTTTTGTTGAACAAAAAAACTTCACTCACGTAAGGGAGTTATTTGGATACGAGCGATTTGAGGACCCAGGCCCGTGA